One Chloroflexota bacterium genomic region harbors:
- a CDS encoding VIT1/CCC1 transporter family protein, with amino-acid sequence MNVDRAALGARLDQERRRASQLGDIREAIFGAQDGLVSTLAVVSAVSGATDDRFTVLIAGIATGLAGIFSMAAGEYLSSKSQREIALAQIGAERERVANQRSDVQAELAYMLEEDGLESHDAELVAEVMARRPEVLLNSKVEKEYGIAVEEARGSPLQGGVVMGVAFGLGALVPILPYVVLPTEVAVYASVLATAGVLFAIGIVKTRWTLGHPIWSGIEILLIGAAAGIVGYLLGTVLPNLLGVPAMS; translated from the coding sequence GTGAACGTCGATCGCGCAGCCCTCGGCGCGCGCCTCGACCAGGAGCGTCGGCGGGCGAGCCAACTCGGCGATATTCGCGAGGCCATCTTCGGGGCACAGGACGGCTTGGTCAGCACGCTTGCTGTGGTCAGCGCGGTCAGTGGCGCCACGGACGATCGGTTCACGGTTCTCATAGCGGGCATCGCCACTGGCCTGGCCGGGATCTTCAGCATGGCAGCCGGGGAATACCTGTCGAGCAAGAGCCAGCGGGAGATCGCCCTGGCCCAGATCGGGGCCGAACGTGAGCGGGTCGCCAACCAGCGCAGCGACGTGCAGGCCGAGTTGGCATACATGCTCGAGGAGGACGGCCTGGAGAGCCATGATGCCGAGCTCGTTGCCGAGGTCATGGCTCGCCGACCCGAGGTGCTCCTCAACTCGAAGGTCGAGAAGGAGTACGGCATCGCGGTCGAGGAGGCCCGTGGCTCACCGCTCCAGGGAGGCGTCGTGATGGGTGTCGCGTTCGGTTTGGGTGCCCTCGTGCCCATCCTGCCCTACGTCGTCCTCCCGACCGAAGTGGCGGTATACGCATCGGTCCTCGCCACCGCTGGCGTGCTGTTTGCAATCGGGATTGTGAAGACCCGATGGACGCTTGGTCATCCGATCTGGTCGGGTATCGAGATCTTGCTCATCGGTGCGGCGGCGGGCATCGTCGGTTACCTCCTCGGAACTGTCCTGCCGAACCTGCTCGGCGTTCCGGCAATGAGCTGA
- a CDS encoding SRPBCC family protein, with protein sequence MRLEDSVTINRPPEEVWAFYTDWFNAPRIGGGDMLGLRQTSPGPTGIGSTLQGRRVILGFEARIQFLITEWDPPRTMASSISGRALRSGSARTTLEAVGDGTRFSGWLELELRPAWRLLLPIVGPVMKRNRRTAYANLKRFLESQP encoded by the coding sequence ATGCGCCTCGAAGACAGCGTCACCATCAACCGGCCCCCCGAGGAGGTCTGGGCGTTCTACACGGACTGGTTCAACGCGCCTCGCATCGGCGGCGGAGACATGCTCGGCCTTCGGCAGACCTCGCCGGGCCCCACGGGCATCGGCTCGACCCTGCAGGGCCGAAGGGTGATCCTCGGCTTCGAAGCCCGGATCCAGTTTCTGATCACCGAATGGGACCCGCCGCGCACGATGGCGTCGTCGATATCGGGCCGGGCACTCAGATCGGGCTCGGCACGCACGACCCTTGAGGCGGTCGGCGACGGGACCCGGTTCAGTGGATGGCTGGAGCTGGAGCTGCGCCCGGCGTGGAGGTTGCTGCTGCCGATCGTCGGCCCGGTCATGAAGCGCAACAGGCGCACCGCCTACGCGAACTTGAAACGGTTCCTCGAATCCCAGCCTTGA
- a CDS encoding SRPBCC family protein, which translates to MPHFDESIVINRPVDQVIAFATDWFNGPRDGSVLAFRQTSPGLPGVGTTLEGRMVILGFETRFTTRIIEWDLPHAVTFASAGGPFRSLVLRVTLESRADGTEMVESREMDLQPALKLLGPLVVPFWRRRTKTAQKNFKRLVEAQPR; encoded by the coding sequence GTGCCGCATTTCGATGAGAGCATCGTGATCAACCGCCCAGTGGACCAGGTGATTGCGTTCGCGACCGACTGGTTCAACGGACCGCGCGACGGCAGTGTTCTGGCATTTCGCCAAACCTCACCCGGCCTGCCCGGCGTCGGCACAACCTTGGAGGGGCGAATGGTGATCCTGGGCTTCGAGACGCGGTTCACGACACGGATCATAGAGTGGGACCTGCCGCATGCCGTTACTTTCGCCAGCGCGGGCGGGCCCTTCCGGTCGCTTGTTCTGCGTGTGACTCTCGAGTCGAGGGCGGATGGCACCGAGATGGTCGAGTCGCGGGAGATGGACCTACAACCGGCGCTCAAGCTGCTCGGGCCCCTCGTGGTTCCCTTCTGGAGGCGCCGGACGAAGACTGCCCAGAAGAACTTCAAACGCCTCGTGGAAGCACAGCCCCGCTAG
- a CDS encoding adenylate/guanylate cyclase domain-containing protein, which produces MTTIQATPPAEALLQARTAAAEHRWQEALDLFSAADAAKLLTPGDLDQLGDAAWWTGDMTSAIAAQERAYAGHIAADEPARAARTALQLATEYSHRLEPSVASGWVSRAQRLLEGTPEAHAHGLLERARRNAALNRGDLEEALEHANRVFEIGTRLADRDLIGLGMEDKGTVLVQLGRVEEGMALLEEAMVAAIGDELSPRAAAIVYCNATIACEDVADYRRAADFSEAAKRWCERQQISGFPGMCRVRRAEITRMSGAWEEAESEARLACDELRDFAVAYSGEGFYQIGEIRLRLGDYGAAEQAFAEAHELGRDPEPGLAMLRLAQGRTDAARSLLREALDEPAVTPLERARLLPALVEAAAAGGDVQQAREAADEMSGLGERYGTHALRAAAADAAGRAALAGGDVGAAVESFRRARRIWQELQAPYEAARARACLGRALIAGGRNDAAAQELHSAIAAFQRLGAEPDLKAAYAELERIEGASVGEQAADRAQRVFMFTDVVRSTDLIEAIGDEAWGALLRWHDDTIRHLVIERHGEILDHAGDGFFLAFATADQAIEAATAIRRTMRDHRRDHGFAPAIRIGLHAAEATKSGASYSGRGVHAAARIAALAGADEILASQDVLAATERGFAHGPLRAERLKGIRVPVNVATID; this is translated from the coding sequence ATGACCACCATCCAGGCCACTCCACCTGCCGAAGCCCTGCTCCAGGCGCGCACCGCTGCGGCAGAGCACCGCTGGCAAGAAGCGCTGGACCTGTTCAGCGCCGCCGACGCGGCGAAGCTGCTGACGCCTGGAGACCTCGATCAGCTCGGCGATGCCGCCTGGTGGACCGGGGACATGACCTCGGCGATCGCCGCCCAGGAACGAGCGTACGCGGGTCACATCGCCGCCGACGAGCCAGCGCGTGCCGCCCGAACAGCCCTGCAGCTGGCGACCGAGTACAGCCATCGGCTCGAGCCTTCGGTCGCCTCAGGCTGGGTGAGCCGCGCGCAACGCCTGCTGGAGGGGACTCCGGAGGCGCACGCCCACGGACTTCTCGAGCGGGCGCGGCGAAACGCCGCGTTGAATCGTGGCGATCTCGAGGAGGCGTTGGAGCACGCAAACCGGGTCTTCGAGATCGGGACTCGACTCGCCGACCGCGACCTCATCGGGCTGGGCATGGAGGACAAGGGCACGGTCCTCGTCCAGCTGGGCCGGGTCGAGGAGGGGATGGCGCTCCTGGAGGAAGCCATGGTGGCCGCCATCGGTGACGAGCTTTCGCCGCGGGCCGCAGCCATCGTCTACTGCAACGCGACAATCGCCTGCGAAGACGTAGCGGACTACCGCCGCGCGGCGGACTTCTCCGAAGCCGCCAAGCGCTGGTGCGAGCGCCAGCAGATCTCCGGCTTCCCCGGCATGTGCCGGGTGCGGCGCGCGGAGATCACTCGGATGAGCGGCGCGTGGGAGGAGGCCGAGTCCGAGGCGCGGCTGGCGTGCGACGAGCTGCGCGACTTCGCCGTGGCCTACTCCGGCGAAGGGTTCTATCAGATTGGCGAGATCCGCCTGAGACTTGGAGACTACGGCGCCGCAGAGCAGGCGTTCGCCGAGGCACACGAGTTGGGCCGCGATCCGGAGCCGGGACTGGCCATGTTGCGACTGGCACAGGGCCGAACCGATGCCGCCCGCAGCCTCCTCCGCGAGGCGCTCGACGAACCCGCCGTGACCCCCCTCGAGCGGGCGCGCCTCTTGCCCGCGCTGGTCGAGGCAGCCGCCGCCGGCGGCGACGTCCAGCAGGCTCGCGAGGCCGCTGACGAGATGAGCGGCCTGGGGGAGCGGTACGGGACCCACGCCCTGCGCGCCGCCGCGGCCGACGCAGCTGGTCGCGCCGCCTTGGCGGGGGGTGACGTCGGGGCGGCGGTCGAATCCTTCCGGCGGGCGCGGCGCATCTGGCAGGAGCTACAGGCCCCGTATGAAGCGGCGCGGGCTCGAGCGTGCCTGGGGCGGGCGCTCATTGCCGGTGGGCGAAACGACGCCGCGGCCCAAGAGCTCCACTCGGCCATCGCCGCGTTCCAGCGGCTCGGGGCAGAGCCGGATCTCAAGGCCGCCTACGCGGAGCTGGAACGCATTGAAGGGGCGTCGGTTGGCGAGCAGGCCGCCGACAGGGCGCAGAGGGTCTTCATGTTCACCGATGTCGTCCGCTCCACCGATCTCATCGAGGCCATCGGCGACGAGGCCTGGGGTGCGCTGCTACGCTGGCACGACGACACGATTCGGCACCTGGTCATCGAGCGCCACGGCGAGATTCTCGACCACGCCGGGGACGGCTTCTTCCTCGCCTTCGCCACCGCGGACCAGGCGATCGAAGCAGCCACCGCCATCCGCCGCACGATGCGCGACCACCGCCGTGATCATGGCTTCGCGCCCGCGATCCGGATCGGCCTCCATGCCGCGGAGGCGACGAAGAGCGGTGCCAGCTACTCCGGCCGTGGGGTCCACGCTGCCGCCCGCATTGCGGCTCTGGCGGGGGCCGACGAGATTCTCGCCAGCCAGGATGTTTTGGCGGCCACGGAACGCGGGTTCGCCCATGGCCCGTTGCGCGCCGAGCGACTCAAAGGCATTCGCGTCCCCGTGAACGTCGCGACGATCGACTAA